Proteins encoded by one window of Cannabis sativa cultivar Pink pepper isolate KNU-18-1 chromosome 4, ASM2916894v1, whole genome shotgun sequence:
- the LOC115714432 gene encoding uncharacterized protein LOC115714432, whose product MEAPVRRIFLKPTTVLNLNRHHLIHKTTPSFVTLPLKRHRRLAKLAQPKLSVSPICRSSTFPSEPNPFKPFQSFSSLSQISHYHSPSPLSQTNDGVSSWSSASQNPINGNDGVLGGKNDCEVAVVLLGWLGCKTRHLKRYAEWYNSRGFHTVTFVTNVREVLWFDLARRAEERVLTLADELISWVSEKGPDGKERCLVFHTFSNTGWFVYGTIVEALHIRPDLVDKVKGCIVDSGAAEPFSPKVWAAGFSAAILKKRSASTLQTNIESLSNTKEKEQPVIEVVLLSLLETLFAILLNFPDVNRRLTNVVSVLSKKQPPCPQLYLYSTADKVVPYQSIESFIEEQKEMGREVKSFNFGSSPHVDHYRSFPNLYSSELENFLTECFAIVKQT is encoded by the exons ATGGAAGCTCCAGTCAGAAGAATCTTCCTCAAACCCACTACCGTTCTCAACCTAAATCGCCACCACCTCATTCACAAAACGACACCGTCCTTTGTTACATTACCCCTCAAACGACATCGTCGATTAGCGAAGCTTGCCCAACCCAAGCTCTCAGTCTCACCCATATGTCGATCATCCACATTCCCTTCGGAACCAAACCCTTTCAAACCCTTCCAATCCTTTTCTTCTCTTTCCCAAATCAGTCATTACCACTCGCCGTCGCCGCTTTCTCAAACGAACGACGGCGTTTCGAGTTGGAGCTCAGCTTCGCAGAATCCGATTAACGGAAACGACGGCGTTTTGGGGGGAAAAAACGATTGTGAAGTGGCGGTGGTTTTACTGGGTTGGCTTGGGTGCAAGACGAGGCATCTCAAGAGGTACGCTGAGTGGTACAATTCAAGGGGTTTTCACACTGTAACGTTCGTTACGAATGTGAGAGAGGTTTTGTGGTTCGATTTAGCTCGGAGAGCAGAGGAAAGGGTGTTGACTTTGGCCGATGAGCTTATTTCGTGGGTCTCCGAGAAAGGACCCGACGGTAAAGAACGGTGCTTGGTTTTTCATACTTTCAGCAACACGGGTTGGTTTGT GTATGGAACCATTGTTGAAGCTCTGCATATTAGACCAGATTTGGTAGATAAGGTTAAGGGGTGTATTGTGGATTCAGGAGCTGCTGAGCCATTCAGTCCCAAG GTTTGGGCGGCAGGATTTTCTGCTGCGATTCTGAAGAAACGAAGCGCATCAACTTTGCAAACAAATATCGAATCACTTTCAAACACAAAAGAAAAGGAACAACCAGTTATTGAAGTAGTACTTCTATCACTATTGGAGACACTATTTGCGATTTTGTTAAACTTTCCAGATGTGAATCG GAGGTTAACAAATGTAGTTTCCGTCCTCTCAAAAAAACAGCCTCCTTGTCCTCAGCTTTACCTATATAGTACAGCCGATAAAGTGGTACCATATCAGTCGATCGAGTCATTCATTGAAGAACAAAAGGAAATGGGAAGAGAAGTGAAATCCTTCAACTTTGGTTCGTCTCCTCATGTGGATCACTATCGAAGCTTTCCCAACTTGTACTCATCGGAACTTGAGAATTTCTTAACAGAGTGTTTTGCCATTGTTAAGCAGACTTGA
- the LOC115714433 gene encoding pheophytinase, chloroplastic isoform X1, translating into MSSSCAVSTPLRTELFNSIGSSNRLIISPSRTFQHNRSKCEMSRRGFAFKGIVASGVSVMGSSLAAAPAKGVERLEFKPEGYNFWTWKGRKIHYVVQGEGSPVVLIHGFGASAYHWRYNIPELAKKHKVYAIDLLGFGWSEKAIIEYDAMVWKDQVVDFLKEIVKEPAVLVGNSLGGFTALVSAAGLPEQVIGVALLNSAGQFGNPNSETNKTEESTFQKVLLKPLKEVFQRLVLGFLFWQAKQPSRVLSVLKSVYVNNTNVDDYLVESITMPAADPNAGEVYYRLMSRFMVNQTQYTLDSVLSKLSCPLLLLWGDLDPWVGPAKAIRIKEFYPNSSLVSLQAGHCPHDEVPELVNKALLEWLSNLPTQASLQTV; encoded by the exons ATGTCTTCCTCTTGTGCTGTGTCCACACCACTCAGAACAGAGCTCTTTAACTCCATTGGTAGCTCTAACAGGCTCATAATTAGCCCATCAAGAACATTTCAACACAACA GAAGCAAATGTGAAATGAGTAGAAGGGGTTTTGCTTTTAAAGGAATTGTAGCTTCTGGGGTTTCAGTCATGGGATCTTCTTTGGCAGCTGCTCCTGCTAAAG GTGTTGAAAGACTAGAATTTAAACCAGAAGGATACAATTTTTGGACTTGGAAGGGTCGTAAGATTCATTATGTTGTACAAGGTGAAGGCTCACCGGTTGTTCTCATTCATGGTTTTGGTGCTTCTGCATATCATTGGAG ataTAACATACCAGAGTTGGCTAAAAAACACAAGGTTTATGCCATAGATTTGCTTGGATTTGGGTGGAGTGAGAAGGCAATTATAGAATATGATGCCATGGTATGGAAAGACCAGGTGGTGGATTTTTTGAAGGAGATTGTGAAAGAGCCAGCAGTTTTAGTTGGAAACAg CCTTGGGGGTTTTACAGCTCTTGTTTCAGCTGCTGGATTGCCAGAACAAGTTATTGGGGTTGCCCTGCTAAATTCTGCAGGACAATTTGGAAATCCAAATAGTGAAACTAATAAAACTGAAGAATCAACCTTTCAAAAAGTTTTACTGAAGCCATTGAAGGAAGTTTTTCAGCGATTAGTACTCGGATTTCTATTCTGGCAAGCAAAGCAGCCATCTCGGGTTTTATCCGTTTTAAAAAGT GTGTATGTAAATAATACCAATGTGGATGACTATCTTGTGGAATCTATAACAATGCCAGCAGCAGATCCCAATGCTGGAGAAGTTTATTACAG ATTGATGAGTAGGTTCATGGTGAATCAAACTCAATATACTCTAGACAGTGTCTTAAGCAAGTTGAGTTGCCCACTCTTGTTGCTGTGGGGTGATTTGGACCCATGGGTTGGCCCTGCCAAGGCGATTCGGATCAAAGAGTTCTACCCGAATAGCTCTCTGGTTAGCTTACAGGCTGGGCACTGCCCACATGATGAAGTTCCAGAGCTTGTGAACAAGGCTTTACTAGAATGGTTGTCAAATTTACCTACTCAAGCCTCTCTCCAAACAGTTTAA
- the LOC115714433 gene encoding pheophytinase, chloroplastic isoform X2, producing the protein MSRRGFAFKGIVASGVSVMGSSLAAAPAKGVERLEFKPEGYNFWTWKGRKIHYVVQGEGSPVVLIHGFGASAYHWRYNIPELAKKHKVYAIDLLGFGWSEKAIIEYDAMVWKDQVVDFLKEIVKEPAVLVGNSLGGFTALVSAAGLPEQVIGVALLNSAGQFGNPNSETNKTEESTFQKVLLKPLKEVFQRLVLGFLFWQAKQPSRVLSVLKSVYVNNTNVDDYLVESITMPAADPNAGEVYYRLMSRFMVNQTQYTLDSVLSKLSCPLLLLWGDLDPWVGPAKAIRIKEFYPNSSLVSLQAGHCPHDEVPELVNKALLEWLSNLPTQASLQTV; encoded by the exons ATGAGTAGAAGGGGTTTTGCTTTTAAAGGAATTGTAGCTTCTGGGGTTTCAGTCATGGGATCTTCTTTGGCAGCTGCTCCTGCTAAAG GTGTTGAAAGACTAGAATTTAAACCAGAAGGATACAATTTTTGGACTTGGAAGGGTCGTAAGATTCATTATGTTGTACAAGGTGAAGGCTCACCGGTTGTTCTCATTCATGGTTTTGGTGCTTCTGCATATCATTGGAG ataTAACATACCAGAGTTGGCTAAAAAACACAAGGTTTATGCCATAGATTTGCTTGGATTTGGGTGGAGTGAGAAGGCAATTATAGAATATGATGCCATGGTATGGAAAGACCAGGTGGTGGATTTTTTGAAGGAGATTGTGAAAGAGCCAGCAGTTTTAGTTGGAAACAg CCTTGGGGGTTTTACAGCTCTTGTTTCAGCTGCTGGATTGCCAGAACAAGTTATTGGGGTTGCCCTGCTAAATTCTGCAGGACAATTTGGAAATCCAAATAGTGAAACTAATAAAACTGAAGAATCAACCTTTCAAAAAGTTTTACTGAAGCCATTGAAGGAAGTTTTTCAGCGATTAGTACTCGGATTTCTATTCTGGCAAGCAAAGCAGCCATCTCGGGTTTTATCCGTTTTAAAAAGT GTGTATGTAAATAATACCAATGTGGATGACTATCTTGTGGAATCTATAACAATGCCAGCAGCAGATCCCAATGCTGGAGAAGTTTATTACAG ATTGATGAGTAGGTTCATGGTGAATCAAACTCAATATACTCTAGACAGTGTCTTAAGCAAGTTGAGTTGCCCACTCTTGTTGCTGTGGGGTGATTTGGACCCATGGGTTGGCCCTGCCAAGGCGATTCGGATCAAAGAGTTCTACCCGAATAGCTCTCTGGTTAGCTTACAGGCTGGGCACTGCCCACATGATGAAGTTCCAGAGCTTGTGAACAAGGCTTTACTAGAATGGTTGTCAAATTTACCTACTCAAGCCTCTCTCCAAACAGTTTAA
- the LOC133037393 gene encoding uncharacterized protein LOC133037393, with translation MEQLRHILAMLNRPPTTASAPEAPADPSTPPPAASPPVEEDEVFPDDYDPYEGAPATPIEAQPLIHVHDTESQGEILSIEAQPVVVKSRKRKRKPPVWFGDYTEMKRRHRPSSTFDPLEPPDEKLLTTFR, from the coding sequence atggagcagctcagacacatattggccatgttgaatcgtccgccaaCGACAGCTTCAGCACCGGAGGCCCCAGCAGATCCATCTACCCCACCGCCAGCTGCTTCACCCCCAGTAGAAGAGGATGAGGTCTTCCCCGACGATTACGATCCTTATGAGGGAGCTCCAGCGACTCCGATCGAGGCACAACCTCttatccatgtacatgacaccgagtcccagggtgagattctgtccatagaggcacaacctgtagtggttaagagtcggaagaggaagagaaagcctcctgtatggttcggtgactatacggagatgaagaggagacataggccatcttcgacttttgatcccctggagccaccggatgagaaattgttaaccactttccgatag
- the LOC133037173 gene encoding uncharacterized protein LOC133037173, which produces MQHIDAAMHMLRRRRTDYPLTFPQKGIILSTFVTAMISSAWTSHKGPRKNFKWEDYILDYCTGAHKSQVFERWRGNEFIYFVLNIPTARHWVTVEVDIELWKINVYDCDSSVCHWTALEPILKVWA; this is translated from the exons ATGCAGCATATAGATGCAGCAATGCATATGCTGAGGAGGCGACGCACCGACTATCCACTGACATTTCCTCAGAAGGGTATCATTCTCTCCACATTCGTGACCGCCATGATCAGCAGTGCATGGACGAGCCACAAGGGTCCGAGGAAAAACTTTAAATGGGAGGATTATATCCTGGACTACTGCACAGGGGCtcataag tcccaagtctttgagagatggaggggtaacgagtttatttacttcgttctgAACATTCCCACGGCAAGGCACTGGGTCACAGTTGAAGTCGACATAGAgctgtggaaaattaatgtctacGACTGTGATTCCAGCGTCTGTCATTGGACTGCCTTGGAACCCATCCTGAAGGTTTGGGCGTAA
- the LOC115713803 gene encoding uncharacterized protein LOC115713803, translated as MAPRKNGKFPILTPEELKQEPDVGIVTPEMQKVFDAQRAFERERCGNEFRLHGGSRVAFHFQNNSNNNVLSKQRRSGYEPSDTETDFNESPWREHNKPKDEEDHLEFVKPRNNISPLKLSRRHSSRYEFGAAEKRRQHNSKSPYKPSRREEQVLDLEHNLDKDDDDDELFMYPYRKQTNKVVEVNKKPIYMSKRSVSAPRVRQRDKERTISPFSKPRQAPPPPPPDQAKVVVAPSIGEINERVGYAKLHTANFESTDSISPGDIFFSREWNVLALPKKKGGSGNHFCPKPKIVSQRSDSVPHLRRANNNVIDHHNKSSSTTIFTTSSASRPGRNGKFSSESSKLSDVSEKTTESMKNFTANRKKKHQKEKETWFGCMKKGPCRTSKSPDKTPRTTFNETLFIERAYVVENLRQFWADKYQPASLNGFTLHKQEAQILKQLVSDEICPHILLKGPSGSGKKALAMALLRELYGDESWNISHDLRYFQIQENRPMQVAVPITSSPHHLELNVNLESNAKYALMGLVKEIVKDYTVAPEISIANLSSNYKVIVLYDVDKAADNTIQHLIKWIFDCYSHSCKLILCCEDDTEIIESVKSQCKTIKVNAPVTHEIMEVLIQIARKEEFDLSMEFAAKIGIKSKQNLRKAIMALEACKAHNYPFLEDQPIPLGWEEVVVEISAEILANSSSNMLFAIRGRFQKLLLEFVHPKLILQKLVEQFLKGIDANIKRELYYWHAYYDKKLPTGPSALLKLEGKM; from the exons ATGGCCCCAAGAAAGAACGGCAAATTCCCCATCTTAACTCCTGAAGAGCTGAAGCAGGAGCCTGATGTTGGCATAGTTACTCCTGAAATGCAGAAAGTTTTTGACGCCCAAAGAGCTTTCGAAAGAGAACGATGTGGGaacgagttcag ATTACATGGTGGGAGCAGAGTGGCCTTTCATTTTCAAAACAATTCTAATAATAACGTGTTGTCCAAGCAAAGGCGTAGCGGTTATGAACCGTCTGATACCGAGACAGATTTCAATGAAAGTCCATGGCGTGAACATAATAAGCCAAAAGATGAAGAAGATCATTTGGAGTTTGTTAAGCCAAGGAACAACATTAGCCCTTTAAAGCTAAGCCGAAGACACTCTTCGAGGTATGAATTCGGTGCTGCAGAGAAGAGAAGACAACACAACAGTAAGTCACCTTATAAGCCATCAAGAAGAGAAGAACAAGTCTTGGATTTAGAGCATAATTTGGataaagatgatgatgatgatgagttgTTTATGTATCCATATAGAAAGCAAACTAATAAGGTTGTTGAAGTTAATAAGAAACCAATTTACATGAGCAAAAGATCAGTAAGTGCTCCAAGAGTAAGGCAGAGAGATAAGGAGAGAACAATCTCACCATTTTCGAAACCAAGACaagctcctcctcctcctcctcctgaTCAAGCGAAAGTGGTGGTGGCGCCTTCAATAGGCGAAATCAATGAAAGAGTTGGGTATGCAAAGCTTCACACTGCAAATTTTGAGAGTACTGACTCAATTTCACCAGGTGATATATTCTTTTCTAGAGAATGGAATGTGTTGGCATTGCCTAAAAAGAAAGGTGGTTCAGGAAACCATTTTTGTCCAAAACCGAAAATAGTATCTCAAAGATCAGATTCTGTGCCTCACTTGAGAAGAGCAAATAACAATGTTATTGACCATCATAATAAGTCATCATCAACTACAATCTTTACTACTTCATCTGCAAGTAGGCCAGGAAGAAATGGTAAGTTTAGTAGTGAGAGTAGTAAACTGAGTGATGTGAGTGAGAAAACAACTGAGAGCATGAAAAATTTCACTGCTAATAGGAAGAAGAAACATCAGAAGGAGAAGGAGACATGGTTTGGTTGTATGAAGAAAGGGCCTTGTAGGACTTCAAAGTCACCTGACAAAACTCCAAGAACTACTTTCAATGAGACCTTATTCATTGAGAGAGCTTATGTGGTTGAAAATCTCAGACAGTTCTGGGCTGATAAGTATCAACCTGCTTCATTGAATGGATTCACTTTGCATAAACAAGAAGCTCAAATTCTCAAACAACTT GTGTCAGATGAAATATGTCCCCATATTTTGCTGAAGGGGCCATCTGGTTCTGGAAAAAAAGCATTAGCAATGGCTCTTCTGCGCGAATTATATGGCGATGAGAGTTGGAAT ATTTCACATGATTTAAGATACTTTCAGATTCAG GAAAACAGGCCAATGCAAGTGGCTGTTCCAATAACATCAAGTCCTCACCATTTGGAACTCAATGTGAACTTGGAATCAAATGCTAAGTATGCTCTGATGGGATTAGTTAAAGAAATTGTCAAAGATTATACAGTTGCACCCGAAATCAGCATTGCTAATCTCAGCTCAAATTATAAAG TAATAGTTCTTTATGATGTTGACAAAGCAGCAGATAACACCATCCAACATCTTATAAAATGGATTTTTGACTGTTACTCACATTCATGTAAACTCATCCTTTGCTGTGAAGATGATACAGAGATAATTGAGTCAGTCAAAAGTCAATGCAAAACTATCAAAGTCAATGCTCCTGTAACTCATGAG ATCATGGAAGTACTGATTCAGATAGCAAGAAAGGAAGAATTTGATCTTTCTATGGAGTTTGCAGCTAAGATTGGTATCAAATCAAAACAGAATCTTAGAAAAGCAATCATGGCCCTTGAAGCATGCAAGGCTCACAA CTATCCTTTTTTGGAGGATCAGCCAATTCCACTTGGATGGGAAGAGGTTGTGGTTGAAATCTCAGCAGAAATTCTAGCCAACTCCTCATCTAACAT GTTATTTGCCATAAGAGGAAGATTTCAAAAGCTTCTACTTGAGTTTGTTCACCCCAAACTGATTTTACAG AAGCTTGTGGAACAATTTCTAAAAGGAATAGATGCTAATATTAAAAGGGAACTTTATTACTGGCATGCTTATTAT GACAAGAAATTACCAACTGGACCAAGTGCTTTGCTAAAACTTGAAGGTAAgatgtaa
- the LOC115714456 gene encoding soluble inorganic pyrophosphatase 1, which translates to MAENNNGESSVKNSVARPALNERILSSMSRRSVAAHPWHDLEIGPGAPEFFNVVIEIGKGSKVKYELDKTSGLIKVDRILYSSVVYPHNYGFVPRTLCEDSDPIDVLVLMQEPVLPGTFLRARAIGLMPMLDQGERDDKIIAVCADDPEFRHYSDIKELPPHRLAEIRRFFEDYKKNENKKVEVDDFLPSESAIEAIKYSMDLYASYIIEALRS; encoded by the exons ATGGCTGAGAACAACAATGGGGAGTCAAGTGTGAAAAATTCTGTAGCCCGTCCTGCTTTAAATGAAAGGATTCTTTCTTCCATGTCACGAAGATCCGTGGCTGCTCATCCCTGGCATGACTTGGAGATTG GACCTGGTGCCCCTGAATTTTTCAATGTT GTGATTGAAATTGGAAAAGGGAGCAAGGTTAAGTACGAGTTGGACAAGACAAGTGGCCTCATAAAA GTTGATCGAATTCTTTACTCATCAGTTGTATATCCACACAACTATGGTTTCGTCCCACGAACCCTTTGTGAGGATAGTGATCCTATTGATGTTCTGGTACTGATGCAG GAGCCTGTGCTGCCTGGTACATTCCTTCGTGCTCGGGCTATTGGATTAATGCCTATGCTTGATCAG GGGGAAAGAGATGACAAAATCATTGCTGTATGTGCCGATGACCCTGAGTTCCGCCATTACTCTGACATCAAGGAGCTCCCACCCCATCGACTTGCAGAAATCCGACGATTCTTTGAGGACT ACAAAAAGAATGAGAACAAGAAGGTGGAAGTTGATGACTTTTTACCATCTGAATCTGCCATTGAAGCCATAAAGTACTCCAT GGACCTGTATGCGTCTTACATCATCGAAGCCTTGAGGAGTTAG
- the LOC133037174 gene encoding uncharacterized protein LOC133037174: protein MDIIKDLFNERDQRLILSIPLPLTVHEDCWSWSKEKTGFYSVKSAYRWLRNHSIPAGMDSGLWKNFWKLRVQPKVLHFGWRAMSGILATKVELNTKHVHVNNLCSFCNMAEESIMHVLVSCEQLEEALMVAWAIWNARNNLLWNQKSTTAAEVILSARTHLYQWQCAQQSKLEPPLSHFEIGKEAEHWTKSERNMVKVNVDGAIFEAMHSLGFGFIARDCHGEIIEAGSFNKNGTSSPELVELIGIKEALSWIKDKSWGRIVLESDCLLAVQAIHTSVALPSTFGMLVQDCQHLLSQMSHVSLCFVKRSANKAAHFLARNSCYLSDCFFVKDTSPSDLLRIVLDDIKV, encoded by the exons ATGGACATCATTAAGGACCTGTTTAATGAGAGAGATCAAagattaattttaagtattccATTGCCTTTAACTGTACACGAGGACTGCTGGTCTTGGAGTAAAGAAAAAACTGGCTTTTACTCTGTTAAAAGTGCATACAGGTGGCTAAGAAACCACTCGATTCCTGCTGGTATGGATTCGggtttatggaaaaatttcTGGAAGCTGAGGGTGCAACCGAAGGTCCTTCACTTCGGGTGGAGAGCTATGTCTGGTATACTTGCTACTAAGGTTGAACTCAACACTAAACATGTCCATGTTAACAACTTATGTAGCTTCTGCAACATGGCCGAAGAGTCTATAATGCATGTTTTAGTCAGTT GCGAACAACTTGAGGAAGCTCTTATGGTCGCTTGGGCCATTTGGAATGCAAGAAACAATTTGCTATGGAATCAAAAATCTACTACAGCAGCTGAGGTAATTCTTTCTGCAAGAACTCATCTTTACCAATGGCAGTGTGCTCAACAATCTAAATTGGAGCCTCCTTTGTCTCATTTCGAGATAGGGAAGGAGGCAGAGCACTGGACGAAATCGGAAAGGAATATGGTAAAGGTTAATGTGGATGGGGCTATCTTTGAGGCAATGCATTCTCTTGGCTTTGGTTTCATTGCTCGAGACTGTCATGGAGAGATCATTGAAGCTGGTTCTTTTAATAAGAATGGGACATCTTCTCCTGAGCTTGTTGAATTGATTGGCATCAAAGAGGCTCTCAGTTGGATCAAGGATAAATCATGGGGCAGAATTGTGCTTGAGTCCGACTGCTTACTGGCGGTTCAAGCCATACATACCAGTGTTGCTTTGCCTTCTACATTTGGTATGTTGGTTCAAGATTGTCAACACCTGCTTTCACAGATGTCTCATGTTAGTTTGTGTTTTGTTAAGCGTTCTGCTAATAAGGCCGCGCATTTCCTTGCGCGTAATTCTTGTTATTTGTCAGATTGTTTTTTTGTTAAGGATACATCTCCTTCTGATTTGCTAAGAATTGTACTGGATGatattaaagtttaa